The following coding sequences lie in one Candidatus Aegiribacteria sp. genomic window:
- a CDS encoding amidophosphoribosyltransferase, giving the protein MGGFFGVNSKNSCTAELFFGTDYHSHLGTMRGGLAVKGPNGINRVIHDITNAQFRSKFDDDLANLDGSMGIGIISDYEDQPLIIGSHLGKYAIVTVGAIQNLTELVEGVFVRRSGHFSEMTGGEVNPTEVIAMLINQEDSFAAGLERVQESIDGSCSVLLLTDDGIYASRDKLGRTPISIGKKSDGMAVTFETSAFPNLEYEFEKQLGPAEIVLVTEEGFEVKKEPEEKMRICSFLWVYYGFPASNYEGINVEDVRNRCGECLARRDNIEVDLVAGVPDSGTGHALGYANYSGIEYRRPFVKYTPTWPRSFMPQKQELRDLVARMKLIPIREFIQNKRLLFCEDSIVRGTQLQDTVQRLFDSGAAEIHMRPACPPLVFGCKYLNFSRSRSIMDLAGRKAIKELEGTGEAVPEAYLDPDSSEYADMVERIRHRLGLTSLSYQRLDDLTEAIGLAGNKLCTYCFNGNE; this is encoded by the coding sequence ATGGGCGGATTCTTCGGCGTAAACTCAAAGAATAGCTGTACTGCTGAACTGTTCTTCGGAACCGATTACCATTCTCATCTGGGCACAATGCGTGGTGGTTTGGCAGTGAAGGGTCCCAACGGAATTAACAGGGTAATCCATGATATCACAAATGCCCAGTTCAGATCGAAGTTCGATGATGATCTTGCTAACCTTGACGGATCGATGGGAATCGGGATTATAAGTGATTACGAAGACCAGCCTCTGATAATAGGATCGCACCTGGGTAAATATGCCATCGTTACCGTTGGAGCTATTCAGAATTTAACCGAGCTTGTGGAAGGGGTATTCGTCAGAAGATCCGGACATTTTTCCGAAATGACCGGCGGAGAAGTTAACCCTACTGAAGTTATTGCTATGCTGATCAACCAGGAGGATTCATTCGCGGCGGGACTTGAAAGGGTTCAGGAGTCCATTGACGGATCCTGTTCCGTTCTGCTTTTAACAGATGATGGGATTTACGCTTCAAGGGACAAATTGGGGAGAACACCTATATCAATCGGCAAAAAGAGTGATGGTATGGCCGTGACATTCGAGACCTCCGCGTTTCCAAACCTTGAGTACGAATTCGAAAAACAGCTCGGTCCGGCAGAGATCGTATTGGTAACGGAGGAGGGTTTTGAGGTAAAAAAGGAACCGGAGGAGAAGATGCGAATATGTTCATTCCTCTGGGTCTACTACGGGTTCCCTGCATCGAATTACGAAGGGATAAACGTTGAGGATGTAAGGAACCGCTGCGGTGAATGCCTTGCCAGACGGGATAATATCGAGGTTGATCTTGTTGCCGGTGTTCCCGATTCCGGAACTGGACACGCGCTCGGATACGCGAATTATTCAGGAATAGAATACCGAAGACCCTTTGTTAAGTACACTCCAACATGGCCCAGGAGCTTCATGCCTCAGAAACAGGAGTTGAGGGATCTTGTCGCCAGGATGAAACTTATCCCCATACGGGAATTCATTCAGAACAAGCGGCTTCTCTTCTGCGAGGATTCCATAGTAAGGGGTACGCAGCTTCAGGATACGGTGCAAAGGCTTTTCGATTCGGGAGCAGCTGAGATACACATGAGGCCTGCGTGTCCACCGCTGGTATTCGGATGCAAATACCTTAATTTTTCCAGATCACGTTCAATCATGGATCTTGCAGGCAGAAAAGCTATAAAAGAACTTGAAGGAACAGGGGAGGCGGTTCCCGAAGCCTATCTCGATCCTGATTCGTCGGAATATGCTGATATGGTAGAACGAATAAGACATAGACTGGGTCTTACATCTCTTTCTTACCAGAGGCTGGACGATCTGACAGAAGCCATAGGGCTAGCGGGGAATAAACTC
- a CDS encoding S8 family peptidase, giving the protein MGRSVSVFLFAFLILTTSAGDAEENYPCENDLIEVMFVDESIVRLRCGNLVEFSDTGALDGLEEVLELTESYQWERISAVSEEAADEMELNGERLSGRDVYNLNNIYIIRFQGDIDVWEFAKILQELPGIISAIPVPLPQPLPQPPDYQSFQGYLKAVSFTPTGIDAIYAWTQPGGDGTGVTVCDLEYSWNYNHNDLTKAPGSQINFFVQDPFSDNNHGTAVLGVMHSDRNGWGTSGICYGANLKTCGTYYGNPTPQWNVGGAITVAISNLSAGDVILLEQQWQYVSGSNDYVPIEWWGSTSPGAQGYNAVYAAIQNAVANGIHVVEAGGNAVNGGGVNMDPMPWFGNSGAIIVGAGGVYPGGTWPGGNLQRLSYSNYGSRFTSHGWGEDVVTTGYGTLYNTGGVDYYYASAFSGTSSASPIVAGAAACCVGYWVANGNPASTLTPAMLRTVLLNTGTLQIFPPPGNIGTRPNLMGAFAYLHSVGIGTTEEASGTIAMSVFPNPAIEYLTIEMFRTSEMTSIHDLVIYDISGRQITSFSSSDIGEKVGWNCRDTSGNRVPGGLYTAILNYDSGSVTVPFIVLNR; this is encoded by the coding sequence ATGGGACGATCTGTCAGCGTTTTCCTGTTTGCATTTCTGATTCTGACTACTTCTGCGGGAGATGCAGAGGAAAACTATCCGTGTGAGAACGATCTTATTGAAGTAATGTTCGTAGATGAGTCTATCGTAAGGCTCAGGTGCGGAAACCTTGTTGAATTTTCGGATACTGGAGCACTTGATGGTCTTGAAGAAGTGCTCGAACTTACCGAAAGTTACCAGTGGGAAAGGATATCAGCAGTTTCAGAGGAAGCGGCTGATGAGATGGAGTTAAATGGTGAACGGCTTTCCGGCAGAGATGTTTACAACCTCAACAATATTTACATAATCCGATTCCAGGGTGATATAGATGTATGGGAATTCGCAAAAATCCTGCAGGAGCTTCCCGGAATAATCAGCGCGATACCAGTTCCACTTCCACAGCCTCTGCCCCAGCCACCGGATTACCAGAGTTTCCAGGGATACCTGAAAGCTGTTTCATTCACTCCCACAGGAATCGACGCCATCTACGCCTGGACACAACCAGGGGGCGATGGAACCGGCGTAACGGTCTGTGACCTTGAATACAGCTGGAACTACAATCACAATGACTTAACGAAGGCTCCAGGTTCACAGATAAACTTTTTTGTGCAGGATCCTTTCAGCGACAATAATCATGGCACCGCTGTTCTGGGGGTGATGCACTCCGACAGAAACGGATGGGGAACCTCAGGAATCTGCTACGGAGCAAACCTGAAGACCTGTGGCACCTATTACGGTAATCCCACACCGCAATGGAATGTAGGCGGCGCGATAACAGTGGCTATATCGAATTTGTCCGCAGGCGATGTGATACTGCTGGAGCAGCAATGGCAATACGTTTCCGGATCAAATGATTACGTTCCGATTGAATGGTGGGGTTCTACTTCTCCCGGCGCTCAGGGTTACAATGCTGTATACGCCGCTATTCAGAACGCTGTAGCCAACGGTATACACGTTGTGGAAGCCGGTGGAAATGCGGTCAACGGCGGCGGCGTTAATATGGATCCCATGCCATGGTTTGGTAACAGCGGAGCGATAATCGTAGGCGCTGGAGGTGTATATCCCGGAGGAACCTGGCCAGGTGGTAATCTGCAAAGACTTTCTTACTCGAATTACGGATCAAGATTCACTTCCCATGGATGGGGAGAAGATGTTGTGACAACAGGATACGGTACTCTGTACAATACAGGAGGCGTTGATTACTACTACGCTTCGGCATTCTCCGGCACTTCAAGCGCTTCTCCAATAGTTGCAGGCGCGGCAGCCTGTTGCGTGGGTTACTGGGTGGCCAACGGCAATCCCGCGAGTACACTTACCCCGGCAATGCTTAGAACAGTGCTTTTGAATACCGGTACACTGCAGATATTTCCTCCTCCGGGGAATATCGGCACAAGGCCGAATCTTATGGGAGCTTTCGCGTACCTCCATTCTGTGGGCATAGGGACAACGGAGGAAGCTTCCGGTACAATTGCCATGAGTGTTTTTCCTAATCCGGCTATTGAATACCTGACCATCGAGATGTTCCGTACTTCGGAGATGACATCCATTCATGATCTTGTGATCTATGACATTTCCGGAAGACAGATAACAAGCTTCAGCAGTTCGGATATCGGCGAAAAGGTAGGATGGAACTGCAGAGATACAAGCGGCAACAGAGTACCCGGAGGCCTTTACACCGCAATATTGAATTACGATTCCGGTTCGGTTACGGTTCCATTTATTGTTTTGAACAGGTAA
- a CDS encoding RNA-binding protein, giving the protein MNNKLFVGGLSWGTTDKELMEAFSPYGSVTEAKVIKERDSGRSRGFGFVTFDSEDEATAAAEALNDTELDGRSLRVDFAHDKR; this is encoded by the coding sequence TTGAATAACAAACTGTTTGTTGGCGGTCTTTCGTGGGGAACCACGGATAAGGAACTTATGGAAGCTTTCTCACCCTACGGCAGCGTTACGGAAGCAAAGGTAATCAAAGAACGCGATTCCGGAAGGTCTCGTGGTTTTGGTTTCGTTACATTCGATAGCGAAGATGAGGCAACTGCAGCTGCAGAAGCCTTGAATGATACCGAGCTTGACGGACGTAGCCTTAGAGTAGATTTCGCTCACGATAAGCGCTAA